TTTGGGCTATGCGTGTGTGACCACAAATAAAATGATCTCTAACTCCATCTTcttttattatgattattataataatatttaatatgtctacgcatttttaaattataattcatgTCTACTTCGTGCACTTAactaatatacagtaataaagcTAGCTAGcttataatatgtaataaactTCTAATTAACATAATGGTCCTTTTTTTCGATGGCCCATAATGCACTGTATTGATCTTTCGTATATTCATAATTCATGTCATTTattaatttgaccaaaaacCGTCAATAAAAACAGGTTAGGAAAAACAAAAGCGACCTAGGCCACGTATGACTCAATGAGTCACTAAAATATTAGAATAATATAATtgttgtaaaaatatatttatatgatattatgtAATCCCACAGTTAAATTATCAAGTTAAGCCgtagattattaaaaataaacttttaaaatatctcgaaaaatataaattagttCATTTGTCGtagtttaataatttataatgaggCCCTTAACAATAGataactaaatatattattatttctataagTTGCTATACGTTTCGAAGGGCACTATTTTATTTCGCGTAATAAATCCAAAAAGGAACAAGTTACAAAATCATGCTATTCCTTTAAAATGGCAAGAAGGACGTTTTTGTAGTCTCCACTGCAATCGCCTTTTACAAACTTTTCAACTGTGTTGTTGTATTTCTGGATaaatttcttctttatttggTCAAGATCAATCTGAAAGAGTAAAACGTTTGATAGTGTTCATTTACGTTTTTTCCTGACGATAAATGCAACATAACGTAATCAAAAGATTTTTAATCCTTCCAATCTTCGAGCAACATGAACATGTGCTTCTATCGTATTTGGTTTTATATCATTGGACATCTGGGCCAAGGCATTGTTGAGTCGCTAAACAATTTGTGTTTTCTTCCAACACATTTTATAAACTTAATGTTTGAAACAGTGATGTGTAAAAGTAATTGTTAAAACTTGGGAACTTAAGATTCAATTAATTCTATTATTTCAAATATCCTTAGCACAATACAGAGGCCAGAATTGTATAAAGGTATAGGTAAAAAAATCCCACAAAATTAGATATTTGACGAGCAAAGCCGGCAGAATTAAACAAATAGatgaaatttaaatattgcacgtatttgttttaaaatgtacaaaTGTCAAGTTGCTCAAAGTTTCACCTACCTCGGATCTTGTTACGATAATGCGGATGAGTCGGTCGTCATCGGTACCAAGTCCCTTCATCGATTTGTACAAACCTTCGACGTAGTAATCGATTACGTCATTGCTAAATTTAGCtatgaataacaaattattggTTACTATTTTAAATTTCGATTTTCAATTGTTAAGCACTAATTTAGaaactaattatattatatttgagGAAATTTATTTGATCGTAGGTTATAGATTGAAATTCATTTTTCAAAAGTAACATTTTTGTAGATATGACTCTCGAACTTTTGctaataatcatttattttgtcctCACCAATTGTCAAGTATCCGTCGCAAAGATCTCCAGATGTTTCActtttgatgacatcattaaTGTTTTTCTTGTGCGCctgaaacaattgaaaatacatttttttactaCTTTTGTATCCTTTTTTCTTCAGGAccaacaatacaaaaataagaaataaactTCAAAAGCAGCTAACACAATTAGAAACTATTTAAACTGTTTCAgactaattaaaattaaaatcctAATAAGGTCAACAGCAGATTGTAACATACTTTTTCGTAGCCTGCAAAGACAGCTTTGAGGTGGGCGTGGCTTCGGGTTGCTAGGATACGGTTAAATTCAGATTCGTCCGTGCCCCACTGGTCCTCACCAGCctagtaattaattagtaaaatcttttattaaattatttattaacacagcataatatttatcaatatttcattttttttattatggtttACATAACACATTGAAATAAAtagattgaaaaataaaataaattaaagcaAATACAAAATTCAAAGTTTACATTCTCTCTTTGGCAGAGCAAAATATCAGttaaaatcaaaatgaaaaatgtcCAAATTACTATGCATAGGCCTACCTCAAACAAAGTTTTTACGTCTTGAACGACTTTATGCTCGTCAACAACATCACTTTCATCTCTCTTAGCCTGTTtaacaaaagaataaaaaacATAGTTGATTAAACTTAAACAAGTTATTGTTATATTGTTgtaacaatatatattatacgTATATGTTATCAGTTAACCAAAACCAATAAGAGTTATATTCTATTACCAGTATGTtagaaataattgattattataaagaaatattattcttatttataattttgaaaaaaaaatgttacttcACATGTTTGTACATAGATAACAAAAAAGCAAGATTGTTACTTCAAATTACTTTTATTGTTAGcataaataaaatcagactttaaaaaaaagaataaaaatataccGTGCACATTGAGACCAATAGACGTTTGAAGTGACCGCTTGTATCGTCCATTATGTCCTTCTCTAGTTCTCTATCGTAAACTAAAgcaaaagaaaaaagaaagaaaatataaaaatgtaaaaaaagaaagaaacagtGTAAATGTTCAATACAAGTTTAATTGATTTAGTTTACACCATCTGATTCTGTATCTGTCGCTAGATACTGTCTAACCGACTACTGCAAGTCAGTTAGATACATACATATCTAGGTGTATTACATATACTGTTATACAATTCATGTTGTCTCTGTCAGTAGGTTCTTGTGACAGCTGTATAGAATCAGCTGTGGAAGTGGCTAGTGGTACATAACTTGTTGTATTTTGATCTATATTTAGATCCTTGTTGTATATTAGTTAATTATATGAATTATTTAAGAAGATCCTAAATACATGTTCGTCTTACATTAAGAAAGGATggatgtaatttttaaaaatgaaacaagaGCCAATCAAAGACGTACCTTTTTTGTACATTCCTTTTATAGCTGTAATTTCCTATAAATAGATTAAGAGATTATTACCAATAAGATGCGCATAGAGTATGTATATTAAGTATTtggagtaaagctctgtctacactatcaaactagtttgtgatgtacccaaatatggtagtgatatctcCAAATATGATAgatatcatcatcatgtccatatatgggaacatcacattttttgtcacataaagtttgatagtggagcTTTCGAGTTCTCCTTGTTGACACCCCATTACATTAATCATAATAACATCTTTATTAATAAAGGGTTAAGATCGTATAATTTAATGAATCATGTTAACCAACCCATGTTATTTTATTGCAAACACTGAACAGGTCAAAACGCGATGTCATAGTACTTGTGTAATTGTATTGCATCCGCCATAGTATTGTTCGATTATGATAAATACAGTACTGGTAAATAGTAATACTTACTGCATTGCTTCTTGTACACATAATCTCAATCAGTACTCTCTCGTCTGTGCCAGCTCCCTAGTAAGTAAacagtaaattaatttattttactgaACTACAATAGGATTGCAATAATGCATTGTTTAACTAAGTTATAGTGTTTTGATGTTCAAATATGCACGTTAAAAATGGTGCCGACTTTGTTCATATTGTGTCGGCCTACTTGTACGCACTGTGCATGTCACACCAGCCATGCAGCGTTATTACATCCAcaactttgaataataatgtcGGAAAACAAAGGATACGCTTTTGAGACATGCGcataaagatctgtctacactataaaactttatggtatgaaaatgtgatgtgcccatatatggacatgatgatgtcatatcactaccatatttgggcatactaccaccatatttaggcacatcacactttttttgtcaaactagtttggacAGAGCTTCATGTTTGTGACGGTCGTATTAATCACAagcatattaattaaaaacaacagTTTTACCGATATAGCCTTGTTGAGACTATGCACATCGTACTCGATCGGTGTCTGCATTAGTGCCAATATTGTTTCTTCGTAGTTCCCACTCAGATCATCTTTAAGATCTTGTATCAAATCCTAATCACAATCCAGTGAGGTAATGATtagtttgtattattattatcgatAAATATACATAGCACCAACTGGCGTATGTTGAACAATAGAAAAATACGAACATAAAAAGAAACGACAGTTGTTGCCGGTACCAAGGCACAGCACTGGGTACAGAACAAAGACTAAACTGACATCGCCAAGTAAATGAAACTTATTGGGCGTGTGGGTATATAGAAAATAGGCTAATTCGCCTTTAAAGTGAAACAGTTTAATTTGGTTTCAGTGTATAACCAATAACACATACTAATAACAACTAACAACATTTGAATAATGAATTGAATAATcccaaaaacatttaaaaaaaataaaagcgtTAGGATAATCAGTGCTTATATCTACTCCGTTTCAGTATAATGATACTGCCCGTTCTAACTATGAACAAGATTCGCCTTCACGTCGATTTCGAATGTcaccaatgtttttttttgtctttgtctATGAAATGTGTTACTTTTAAGAAGCATCTGCCGAATATAACTCACTTTTCCGTATGCTGTTTTGTACTGTTCCCGGATCTCTTGTCGTTGGGCATTGGTTCGGTTAGCAAGTATTGCTGATATCTGATCTTCATCGGTACCTATGTTTTAAACGTGGATCATTATTGCTCATTTTCTTACATGAAATACATTTGTTCTCTTATATTGTGATTTTTGCCAATAGTTTGCATGCGCCTTTATTTAAAGTTGGAGAATTTATGAGGCTTACTGAAAAGAATTGGGTAACGCTATTAGAGTAAACCATTCTCAATTGAAAATCCAGATTAGACTATGTATTACTGTGGTAGTATTAGTAgcgtttttatatttatttaatttaatttgtctCGTCATGTTGTgtttttgtgagggtccctagtgatcagcttcggctgaaTGAACCACCATCgtaaaaatattgttgaaatagataaatgaaaaatttaataattattgctaACGAATAAGTCTAATGTCATGTCTTTTTCGATCTAGCGTCGTCTGATGGACCTCTCAATTTCTTTCTATCATGTCTATTTCTTCAACAGCAATCCATATTCTAAATCTTGTCTTCCAAAATGATCGCTTGCCCTAGGTTAGTCTCCAGGCCACCAGCTCAGACACTACTCTTCTCTCGGAATTTAAGATCAATGTTAATTTGCTGTACTTACCTAGACCTTTCATGGCATTCTTGAGAGCTTTTGCATCATCTTCCTTGTTGAACTTTGTGAGTGCTGATCGTATAGTACCCATTGCGCCCTACAAAATAGCAGAGTTATTACAATCTGATGTGTTTGATCTGAATTAGCACGAGAAATAGTCACCACTGAATAAACTACCAGCACAAATTGCGTGTAATTAACTACTATTTTTACATGTTTATATAGTTGATTGCAAAATGCATATGAATTGTTGACGTGGTCATTGGAGCCACAGCTTACGAGTAGCATTGTGCACTGTGCGCACGTAAATCAACTTAAGTCATTTATGCACTCATGCGTGTATAaattagtaataattagtaACAAACACTAATTCAGTTACGTCATTATCTCGAAACTTTAAATTGATGGTTTACATAACAATAAATGAATGTCGGTACCTGGCAATATTAGTATTTCAttcatgtatttatatattcttgtctatatatatatatatacaagtCACGTGACATGTCGTGTATttaaatagataaattaaatcGTGTTTTTAAGTAAGGACCCTACATGGAACCTCCCGATTTTTTTCGAAGTTATGCATTTTTGGCAAATATTTTGGAAACTCACAAATCGCCCACAACAAACAATCCGATAGTAAGCCCTGAAGTCGTCCACTAAACATACATCACCCATTAAGTAAACCTCAGTGGTCACAACCAAAAACCAAGCGCAGATCTCTCCCACGTAATCTTGAACATCACCAACAAGCAAACTCACATCGACAAGACAATCTCCAATCGCTAAACCAAATTCGCATTGTAGTGCGCAGCTTGGATTTAACAAATAAGGCAACATTTTGTCTTATTTATCTTGGTATTACCATATTGTTGTTAGATTACGAACTAGTACCGGTAACTTACAATCTAATTTCAAgctaaaaaatgaattaaataattcCAATTCAGTTTGATGAATTCAATATCATCCGTTATGGGTGAAGTTTATTGCGCGTACGCAGCCATGTCATCAATTTTCTAACGCGCGTTTTTCTTTTGCGtgttaggcctatactaacACATAACTGTTAcggatatatattttttgaaaatacCTACCTTGCTCATTGTGATAGAAAGAAAAAAACGTTATTCGATCTGACGACTGTAATAGTTCATCTGATGATCTGGGAAATTCCTCCTTTTATAAGCGCTGTATCTTATTGGTCACATGTTGCCTATTGTGTTTTTGTCCAAGGACATCAAGGtttgttaaaatacaatataacagtTAAAACGTACCTAGGACGACAACGTCACGTGTCGTCAAACTAATCACTAAGCGATATTcttcatttatcaatat
This genomic stretch from Antedon mediterranea chromosome 11, ecAntMedi1.1, whole genome shotgun sequence harbors:
- the LOC140063154 gene encoding annexin A13-like, encoding MSKGAMGTIRSALTKFNKEDDAKALKNAMKGLGTDEDQISAILANRTNAQRQEIREQYKTAYGKDLIQDLKDDLSGNYEETILALMQTPIEYDVHSLNKAISGAGTDERVLIEIMCTRSNAEITAIKGMYKKVYDRELEKDIMDDTSGHFKRLLVSMCTAKRDESDVVDEHKVVQDVKTLFEAGEDQWGTDESEFNRILATRSHAHLKAVFAGYEKAHKKNINDVIKSETSGDLCDGYLTIAKFSNDVIDYYVEGLYKSMKGLGTDDDRLIRIIVTRSEIDLDQIKKKFIQKYNNTVEKFVKGDCSGDYKNVLLAILKE